One segment of Thermodesulfobacteriota bacterium DNA contains the following:
- a CDS encoding nitroreductase family protein: protein MIEDLIRKNRSCRRFHEDYEIDTGTLKELVNLARLSASAANLQPLKYILSCNAEKNERIFSCLAWAAYLKGWAGPQTGERPSAYIIILGDTEIAKNFGCDHGIASQSILLGAREKGLAGCMIGAVKRKKLRDILKIKERFKLLLVLAIGKPKEEIMIETVGDDRSIKYWRDNDGIHHVPKRNLDDIILSDH from the coding sequence ATGATTGAAGATTTGATCAGAAAAAATAGAAGCTGCCGAAGGTTCCATGAGGATTATGAAATAGATACGGGAACGTTGAAAGAGCTGGTAAATCTTGCCAGGCTGTCCGCTTCTGCTGCAAATTTGCAACCTTTGAAATATATTCTTTCCTGCAATGCTGAAAAAAATGAACGGATATTTTCCTGTCTGGCATGGGCCGCATACCTTAAAGGCTGGGCCGGTCCTCAAACAGGGGAAAGGCCGTCCGCCTATATCATCATTCTGGGTGATACAGAAATCGCTAAAAATTTTGGGTGCGATCATGGGATTGCCAGCCAGAGTATTCTTCTGGGAGCCAGGGAAAAAGGGCTGGCAGGCTGTATGATTGGTGCGGTAAAGAGAAAAAAACTTCGGGATATACTGAAAATTAAAGAACGTTTCAAACTGCTTCTCGTCCTGGCAATCGGAAAACCAAAAGAAGAAATCATGATTGAAACAGTAGGTGATGACCGCAGCATCAAGTACTGGCGTGATAATGACGGTATCCATCATGTACCGAAACGAAATTTGGATGACATCATTTTGAGTGATCATTAA
- a CDS encoding XTP/dITP diphosphatase, translating to MRDLISIVIATRNKGKTAEIRDMLLDYPVNIKNLDDFGPIPEIEEDGDTFDENAYKKASVTARILGLPALADDSGLLVEALDGAPGVYSARYAGEKATDQQRCEKLLKQMKGKTNRKAAFECVLSIAVPSGPALTYEARCEGLIAEKPYGNNGFGYDPVFFFPPLKKTFAQLTRAEKSRVSHRGKALGELKEEFDKVLIWIGQQMPA from the coding sequence GTGAGGGATTTGATTTCCATTGTTATTGCTACCAGAAACAAGGGTAAAACAGCCGAAATTAGGGACATGTTACTGGATTACCCGGTGAACATAAAAAACCTCGACGATTTTGGCCCGATTCCGGAAATAGAAGAAGACGGCGATACCTTTGATGAAAATGCGTATAAAAAGGCAAGCGTTACCGCAAGAATACTTGGGCTGCCGGCATTGGCAGACGATTCCGGGCTGCTGGTCGAAGCCCTTGACGGTGCACCGGGGGTTTACAGTGCAAGATATGCCGGTGAGAAAGCCACTGACCAGCAGCGATGTGAAAAGCTGCTAAAACAAATGAAAGGAAAAACCAACCGAAAGGCCGCTTTTGAATGTGTCCTATCGATTGCTGTTCCAAGTGGCCCTGCCCTGACATATGAGGCACGCTGTGAAGGGCTGATTGCTGAAAAGCCTTATGGTAACAACGGATTTGGATATGACCCTGTTTTCTTTTTCCCGCCGCTTAAAAAGACTTTCGCGCAGTTAACCCGCGCGGAAAAAAGCCGTGTCAGCCACAGGGGAAAGGCCCTGGGTGAGCTTAAGGAGGAGTTTGATAAAGTTCTTATCTGGATTGGGCAGCAGATGCCGGCTTAA
- a CDS encoding potassium channel protein has product MSIKKRLYLILFSISLVILAGSTGYYILFGGKPRFMDCVYMTVISLTTVGFGEVIEITGNIPAEIFTMLLITFGMGIILYGISTVTALIIEGELSGILRKKKMFKRISKMKNHYIVCGGGETGRPVIEELEKNKESFVLIEQDQENIQRCKSMQDLIYIEGDATEDENLVAAGIEKAAGIIITLPSDKDTLYVTMSARMLNKNIRIISRMIDPKLEPKLKMAGANRVVSPNTIGALRMASEMIRPTVVDFLDRMLRSKQGNLRIHQIEIRENSAIAGKNLHESGLKAKFNLLILAVRHDNGEIEFNPQPSQVLNAGMTLIIMGEVDNIARAKKAF; this is encoded by the coding sequence ATGAGCATTAAAAAAAGACTCTACCTGATCCTTTTTTCCATTTCTCTTGTAATCCTGGCGGGAAGCACCGGATATTATATCTTGTTCGGTGGAAAGCCGAGATTTATGGATTGTGTCTATATGACGGTAATTTCCCTGACTACCGTAGGATTCGGTGAAGTGATAGAGATTACGGGAAACATTCCTGCCGAGATATTCACCATGCTTCTTATTACCTTCGGCATGGGTATTATTTTGTATGGCATAAGTACCGTAACGGCTCTGATCATTGAAGGAGAACTTTCAGGAATATTGAGGAAAAAGAAGATGTTTAAACGAATAAGCAAAATGAAAAATCACTATATTGTATGCGGTGGAGGAGAGACCGGACGCCCGGTCATCGAAGAGCTTGAAAAAAACAAGGAATCTTTTGTGCTGATCGAGCAGGATCAGGAAAATATCCAGCGATGCAAATCGATGCAAGACCTGATCTATATTGAAGGAGACGCCACCGAAGATGAAAATCTGGTGGCAGCAGGCATAGAAAAGGCAGCCGGAATCATCATCACCCTTCCTTCCGATAAAGACACCCTTTATGTCACCATGAGCGCAAGAATGCTCAACAAGAACATACGTATCATCAGCAGAATGATAGATCCAAAGCTGGAGCCGAAACTTAAAATGGCCGGAGCAAACAGGGTGGTGTCTCCCAACACCATCGGGGCGCTTAGAATGGCCTCAGAAATGATTCGTCCCACCGTCGTTGATTTCCTCGACCGGATGCTCCGCAGCAAACAGGGTAACTTAAGGATTCATCAAATCGAGATCCGGGAAAATTCCGCTATTGCAGGCAAAAATCTTCATGAATCCGGGTTGAAGGCCAAGTTTAACCTTCTTATCCTTGCCGTAAGACATGATAACGGGGAAATAGAGTTCAATCCACAACCCTCACAAGTGCTGAATGCAGGAATGACGTTAATCATCATGGGAGAAGTGGACAACATTGCCCGGGCCAAAAAGGCATTTTGA